The following are from one region of the Elgaria multicarinata webbii isolate HBS135686 ecotype San Diego chromosome 13, rElgMul1.1.pri, whole genome shotgun sequence genome:
- the GEMIN7 gene encoding gem-associated protein 7: MKVPVAVIRLPRGPDGSSRGFDPNSLRFQALGPASLSSAIPGNAADLEQEQQGRVALRERYLRSLLAMAGRPVSFAMYERVNVTALFGASDIDILNFQVSELQTPLGVQREALLRCSDIIAYSFEL; the protein is encoded by the coding sequence ATGAAGGTGCCGGTTGCTGTCATTCGTCTGCCCCGCGGGCCCGATGGATCAAGCCGGGGCTTTGATCCCAACTCGCTTCGTTTCCAAGCGCTGGGCCCTGCCAGCCTCTCCTCTGCCATCCCCGGGAACGCAGCGGACCTGGAGCAGGAGCAGCAAGGCCGCGTGGCGCTAAGGGAGCGCTACCTACGCAGCCTGTTGGCCATGGCCGGACGGCCCGTCAGCTTCGCCATGTACGAGAGGGTCAACGTCACGGCCTTATTCGGAGCCTCCGACATTGACATCCTGAACTTCCAGGTCTCCGAGCTACAGACGCCGCTGGGCGTTCAAAGGGAGGCCCTCCTCCGCTGTTCAGACATCATTGCTTACTCCTTTGAGCTCTGA
- the LOC134408002 gene encoding bone morphogenetic protein 2-like, with product MVSGNLPVLTILLMPLVFWGSEGPRAASPGTGERTGKHDPKQVPIQALQTILLRRLGLQRRPEPKPGLVVPQYLMDLYQFCLGKAPPSLKETELPFLEEQAGRANTVRTFHHVEDLDHIPESIGNSFYILFNLTLLPAEEELTAVELRLYHTQKESRGFHINVYHVMDLPTISGNKNRLLTRRFLALEQPRWESFDVTAAFERAEGKNHHLGFLVEVEHPNSSQELQPDPVALRARRSLGEEEAQWALERPLLVTYSHDRRGQPLSHGKRQSRSPPGGLTQKGGRRTTNVLASRSRRKSLKPKAKASTRCRRHRLFVDFKEVGWNDWIVAPSGYHAFYCSGECRFPLADHMNSSSHAVVQTMLNSVNSKVPKACCVPTELSPIVMLYLDQHDTVVLKTYQDMVVEGCGCR from the exons ATGGTTTCTGGTAACTTGCCTGTTCTGACGATTCTACTTATGCCTCTTGTCTTCTGGGGATCTGAAGGCCCCCGGGCAGCATCTCCAGGAACCGGCGAGAGAACCGGCAAGCATGACCCTAAGCAGGTCCCAATCCAAGCCCTCCAAACCATCTTGTTAAGACGCCTGGGCTTGCAAAGGCGCCCGGAACCAAAGCCAGGGCTCGTGGTCCCCCAGTACCTGATGGATTTGTACCAGTTCTGCTTGGGAaaggctcctccctccctcaaagAGACGGAGCTTCCCTTCCTAGAGGAGCAAGCGGGAAGAGCTAACACCGTGCGCACCTTCCATCACGTTG AGGATCTGGACCACATCCCCGAATCCATAGGAAATTCATTTTACATCCTGTTCAACCTCACTTTGCTGCCTGCAGAGGAGGAGCTGACCGCCGTAGAGCTGCGTCTCTACCACACGCAGAAGGAGAGCCGCGGGTTTCACATCAACGTCTACCATGTTATGGATCTCCCGACTATTTCCGGAAACAAAAACAGACTCCTCACCCGAAGATTCTTGGCTCTTGAACAGCCCAGGTGGGAGAGCTTTGATGTCACTGCTGCTTTTGAGAGAGCCGAAGGCAAGAACcatcaccttgggtttcttgtcGAAGTGGAGCACCCCAACAGCAGCCAAGAGCTCCAGCCTGATCCGGTCGCCCTTCGTGCAAGACGCTCTCTCGGAGAGGAGGAGGCTCAGTGGGCTTTAGAAAGGCCTTTACTGGTCACTTATAGTCACGACCGAAGGGGGCAGCCCCTGAGCCATGGAAAGAGGCAAAGCAGGAGCCCACCTGGTGGACTGACCCAGAAAGGAGGCAGAAGAACAACAAACGTTTTAGCCTCGAGGAGCAGACGCAAGAGCTTGAAGCCAAAGGCCAAGGCCAGCACAAGGTGCAGAAGACACCGGCTGTTTGTGGATTTCAAGGAGGTTGGGTGGAATGACTGGATTGTTGCCCCCAGTGGCTACCACGCTTTCTACTGCTCTGGGGAGTGCAGGTTCCCGCTGGCTGACCACATGAACTCCTCCAGCCATGCCGTGGTGCAGACCATGCTGAATTCGGTAAACTCTAAAGTCCCCAAGGCATGCTGTGTTCCAACAGAGCTCAGTCCCATTGTGATGCTCTACCTGGATCAACATGACACGGTGGTCCTTAAGACCTACCAGGACATGGTGGTGGAGGGCTGCGGGTGCCGGTAG